The nucleotide window CAGGTACTGCATCACATCAGAACCCGTCACAGCTGTTCTGTCCACAGCATCATCAGCTGTGGAAACAGCCTACTTTGTTCCAGATGCAGAATGGGAAAATCTTTCTCTTCACTGCCTCCAGTGAATGTAGTGTACTGATGCCAGTTCTTTCCAGCATAACAATTTCATGGACCCTGCACTGGTATAAAAAGATGGCAGCCTGTGTTCTGTCATCAAATGGAGCTAGCTCAGGTTTCTGGACTGCAGCACACACATCATTCCAGCCATCAGCAATCACATCTGCTCTAGGTAAAAAGAGTAACAGTGTGTGCCTTATGACTCATCTGTTCCACAAATACCAAACTATAGTACACAAAGCTACATCTTTCAGGATAATTCAGATtgagtaaggaaaaaaagttaaattaacTCTCTCAAACACTCTTTATTCTGGCTATCAGCTTGCTGTAAATGGTTTTTTAAGAACATTCCATTCCACACACGGTTCTGGAAATGATGTGTCACTGAGCACTCAAGACTGTATTTGGATGTGATTACCTGTATGCATATCTTTGTATTCTGCTCCAAAATGCCTCCACTGGAAACCATACACTGGTCCCAAATCACCTTCCTCTCTGGTGCTGAAACCTTGCTTATCCAGGAACTCACGCGACCCATTAGCATCCCAAATCTTCACACCTTTTGCAGAGAGCTCTTTGGCATTTGTAGAACCCTATAAAACACAGTGAGAAGTCTGCATCCTAATTCCAACACAGAAGCATGATTTAGAACAGTTGTATTAAGCTTTGCCAGTCCACAGTATTTCTCCATTCATAAAGGATGAGCAGTGTAATTAATGTTCTGGATGAGGTTCTTGCACATGGAGACAGAACAAAACTTGTGAGCAACACCCTGGGATGGAGTTTGAGGTGCCACGCTGCTGTTGTTTAACTCAGGATTCTCACACTTTGTGAATGCACAAACAGCCTCAAGGTCAACTGTGGAATGTCATTTCGTATTTGCAGAGAACAAGATGTTACTTTACAGACTGATGAAAATAGACTAACAAAAAATGTATGGCCTAGGCATAGTCTTTTCCAAGTCACCTCTAATAAGCTTAAGGgcttaaaaatcctttttttaaaataacaaaaattagaaaataacccagaaaaatgtcactgaatCCTGCAAGATGTCCAAATCTGCACACTCAAAAATCCAACACAGAAATTATGCTGTTTGGGGGAGTGTCTAGtattttacattaaaacaaaaacaaacaaacaaaaaaccccccaaaacaaacaaacaacaaaaaaacaccaaaaaaaccaaaaccaaacaaaaaatcaaacaaaactgaaagcttttaaaaaataagtttgcATTTGAGTCCTGCTATCTAGCAAATGCTTATGTGGATTCTTCCATATCTGCACAATatcaaaacacagaaaggaaCCCTTACATTGTAATGAACTAACTAtagttaaattttatttagtataataaataaaatttatgtaCAGCTATTAGGTCTGTTAGATCTCATTTTTTTGTTACTAAAAAATTCTAGCATTTACATCAGCCTTACTTCACCCGTGGTTCCACACtgcttttttctgttcaaatCAATCTGtctaaatattaaaaagcagATCATTAAATTACCCAATATCTGTCTCATATTattatttctgatttaaaaacaaagataaGAGACTGCATTAGGCTTTATAGCTGTGGAGTATACTCAATTTAGTCCAAGCTCTCACTATTTCAAATTTTCTCCCTTAAcaataaatagaagaaaaactgtTCTGATTGCACTGATAGCAATAGTCTGCACTAAAATGCAGAATGTCTTGAAGATAATGGCCTTCCATGTGTGGTCACAGTATTAGGGTGTTGCACTTCTGTAATAAGAACAGAAGCATTTGCAGTTATCCAAATGCCTTAATCCACTGCCCAGCTGTTGGTTCTGTTTATGCCACTCTCGGGCCACCACCCACAGAGACACCCAAATACCGAACCTTGAtgaaccacagcagctcctccagcactcCCTTCCAGAACACCCTCTTCGTTGTGAGCAGTGGAAACTGATCTGCAAAAGAGGTCCAGAGTGTCAGCGGGGACCAGCCATTTGGCAGGGTGAACAGACTTCGGCTTTTCTCCACACAGAGGGCAATGCCACCCCCTGACATTGTGAGGCGGGGATATGAAATAGGGAGTTGGGAGAGGATGTGTAGCTCCTATGGTCAGACCCCTCGGGTGGGGGGGAGCTGGACAGCCCCGGCGTGTGAGACCCCCACACTCATCCCGGCTCAGTGcgggggcagggagcagggacaggagcagggacagggagcaggggcagggagcaggaacAGGGAGCCGGGGGTCCCGGCGGTGCCCACCTCTCAGGCTGTACCGCGCCTGCATGCCGAACACGGAGatggtgccggtgccggtgcgaTCCTCCCGGCGGTGGCCGTGCTGCAGGATGTGCCGCACCTGCTGCAGGTACTGCTGCTCGCCGGGctccgggcgggcggcggggccgcccaGCAGCTCCCCTTCGGCGGGCATGGCGAGCGAGCGGCTCCGGCTGCGCGCCTCTCCCGGCCCGCCAGAGCCCGATTTCCCGCCAGAGCCCGATTTCCCGCCAAACGGCGCtgaggggcgggcggggcggagcggcgcCACCGCCATCTCCTCCCTCGCCCACCgccttccctttccccctccctttcctcctccagTACCCCGAGGTGCTCAGCGCCGCTGGCTGTACGGCCCGCTGTGGTCCTGAATGGCGCGGTTCCCCCTGAGGGAGAGCTGGCCCCAGCCAGTGCCCCGAACCACTCCGGCTCGTTTAGCTTGGATATTAGGAGGagtttcttcacagaaaggttAATCACATATCAGAATGAGCTGCCCATTCCCAATGGATGCTCCAGGGAGCCaccgtccctggaggtgtttgagGAAAGACGAGGTGGCATGTAGTGCCATATTCTAGCAGGCATGGTGGTGTTCCATCAAAGTTACCCCCAGTATCTCCGAGGTCTTTTCGTACTTGATTCATTGTGTATTCTGTCACTTCGTTCTGCTCTAGTGGCACCATAAGCGCTCTCCTGGTTCATCCCGTGCTGGAACGTGCAGTTGACATTAGTCATCCTTCGCCCTCTCTTTGCAGCCTCAGGCATCATATTTTGGAGCTGAACAAGACCAAAGCGTTCAGCTGGGCCTGGCAGGCCACATGCATTTGCCACAAGATCCCCCCAGCTGGGATGTCCCAAATGGCCAaagcccctgtgccagcctccCTTGTCTCCCCTGCTGTGGTGCCATGCCCCATGCACAGCTCACCTTCCACAGTGACACAGTCCAGCAGTATCATCCTGACCTAAGCTTCCAAAGCCAGGTTCTTTTCATGCCATATCACCAGGTACCTGCTTCATATTTTATTGGCCCATTTGCTGCTCACTAAGGGTAGTACTCATTGCTTGTGTTTATTTGGTCTCATCGTGTGAATCTCAGCTTCATCCATATCCCAGTGTCATTTTGCATCCCGACTCATGTCTGATTGCAGCTGTTCCCAACATGGTGTCCTCTGAAAATTTTCTACGTGTGATCTCTGCTAGTCAGAAGAGACTGATTCTTCTCTGAATATTTCTTCATTAGTATCTCTTAGAAGTTAAGAATTTTGTAACAGTCACTTATCTCTGAGATAAAGGCCAGCTTTCTGACAAGTGATGTGTTTACAGGAGTTATGAGTGATAATCTCTCATGATTAGGGGCCTGAAATACAGATATATATGATGGAAATTAAGGAACACAGAGGACTGTAGATTAGAAAATGCTACCTTTCTTTGCAGCAGGCAGAAAATCATATTTTCCACTAATTAAAACAGTGAACGAACTTTTTTCTTGTATACTTCATGTGTATGtatagaagaaaaggaaaacagaaaatgtaaatagGGTGTGGATATTTTTCTCTGCTCATATCTGATAAAGATGTTTTTGTACACTTTGAAATTAGCATGCTTCATTTAGCAGAGCTACAGATTGAAATGGTGCATATACCAGTGTGCAAAAAATGCTTAGAACAATGATACCGTAGCAAATGATACCAAATCACCTAGAGCTCTGCCTCTAGCTGAGAGCTATACCAGTTCTTAACCTTTATTATAATTTACAAATACCATTGAAAACTGATGTGTATAATTTAGGGAGAAACAAAGTTCTTTACTGATAAAggattttaattaattaagaaattaacTCCAGAGCCAGACACTACTGTTTGTAAGAAATGCCAGTGGCAGAAGACTTACTCATTAGTGCATATTCAGATAAGTAATTTTATGTACACAATAAGCTTCAAAAGcaactggaagaaaaattgaATATTTTCATTGCAAAATAATATACTACATGCAGATGGAAATCTGGTTCCTTCAGACTTAGCTGAATGTCCAACAGCTGTAGGGATCAGTCTTGAAAAGGCTTTAGAATGTGCTTGAATGTAAGTATGCAAATAGAAATTACTTTTATGCTTACAGCTGATTATGTCCTTAAATCTTTTTATAACCAGAGCCATAGCTTGTTATCAAAGATTACCTTACTGACAacataaataacattttatttaaataaattaatattgaaATTGATTTGGTTTTGGGTTCGAGTTTAGAGATTTCATTTCTACAGTCTTTGGTTGATAGCTTATATGTCACAGTATTTAGTAagcaacattttatttatatgcaACTATTTTAACCACAGTAATTTAACAGTTAGCTATGTTGAGCATAGGGGTTGTTCAACTAAGGAGCATATACTTTATTTCAGGAAGAAAGAATTCACACTCTTCTTTcctaggaggaaaaaaaaagaaaaaaaggaagattatacattttgtttttgaatggagaaaaatatgtTACAAAAGTAAGTATATGTGGAATGTACCACTGCCCTGCTATAGAAATACACATAATATAAAAAACAGacagaaacttttctttttccctccctttctgTTCTTATAGATCTGTCCAGTTTTCTTGTAcagtttaaaatctttttttttatccattACATTTTCATGTACTCTAAGCCTTGTGCAAACAGAATGGTAGTGTGATTTTGAAATCAACACTGCTTACTTTCCCCAGGTATGAAATGGCTACACAAGATATGTCCACAGGAAAATCAGGCTAAGAATCCAGCTAAAAATCATCATCAAACTACAGAAATAATTATTGCCATCATTAGGGCCTGAAAATTAGTATTCCATAATCTGAAAGAGTATTTATCATTTATATTTATAACTGCATATAAGTTACAgagaattttgaagaaaaattgtaGAGAAAGTGTTGgagcattttatttcatatgTTTACAATTATCAACATGTAATTTCACCAACATTTACCTAAACAAAGTACATGGTTTATTCCAGTATGTCTAAATCCTGCAGCCCACCTCAGCCTCTCTAGTGGGAGTGATTTCTTTCCTTCATCAACTCAAAAAGTGTGCCTCTGacctcaaaagaaaaagcagatttaATACAAAATGCTGAAATCTTCATCTATCTTGTTAATGTTGAATGCTCTTTTCCTGCCTCCTGAGTCTTCTCTTTGTGAGCAGGTCATTTCACACATCTCTTTGTGTGCAGCTTCAATTGCTCAGTTGAGAAAATCAGCTATGACCTAAACAGAAACAATGTCCAAATCTGGTCCTTCTCAGAAGATTTGCCTGAAAGTCTCATGTGTCTTGTGGCTCTATTCGCTGGAAGAGACAACTCTGAGAGTCAGAAGCCACTAAAGCTGTGCATCCCAGAGTCCCCTTGGAAGGGAAACACAGGGAAGGGTGGTTTACAAGTTTCACAGTAGTGTGATGTCACCTAAAACCATTCCATCTTTCCTGGGGATTCCCTGTGGGATTAGAGAATATAAAGCATTTGTTCTCCCTGCCTCTCTGCCCagttcttccttcctcttcttgAAATGTCTTAAGCAAGGAGAGAGCCTTCTTGTGTGTCCTTTTTACAAAAATGGTTGAATCCCATGACCAGGATCTTTCTGTGCATGATCCTGCAAGTTGAACTGTAGCCTCTATTAATAAACACTGTTAATCTGAGCAGTGTGCTGCTAATGCAGAAATGTTATGGCAAGACAGCTCTTCCAAGTCCTGGTGGTGATTCCACTTTGCCCTCCTTTATAATCAAAAATAATATGAGCATGCTCTCAAAcactactgaaaataaaatttaaaaaaacaagcatTATGAATAGTGATAATTTCAGTCCATGAATGGACACAAAGAGATGGTTTTTGATGCCAAGACACTGGACTGTGGTTGTGAGGCAATTCTTTTGTGAAGAAATATTTATCATCACATTACCTCATCCCAGCTGTTACTTAAGGATTGGGGGTTTCACAGATGTGTAAGTCAAATCATTTAATATCATGGTGCCTGTGTTTTGCAGGCTAGAACATTGAgtgtttgtttgcattttccataATGCTTGTGTTTTTCTCAATGTGTCCTTTCTGAGAAGTCAGTCTTGTATACACCATGACTGAATCTGGTTCCAACTTAAGTTCATTGCAATGTAAACAGCTTTCACGAGGAAGTGTGTTCTctgtgaaagcagaaagaaTGAACTTACcatttaaaaattctgcttaTACAATTGAAGTGCTTTCCCAGCTATGTATTCAATGAACTCAGGACTCTTGGGATCTAAGTTGGGAGGAACTTTAATGGTGAAAGTAGGTGAAGTCAGAACGTTCACATCTACCACAGTTTCGTCTTTACTGGAGGGATCCCCGGGTACCACCTAGAAGAGATCAGTAGTTTAGACACCACAAACTGCTGTGTGCTTTCAGTTTTGTTTATATCTGCTGTGCCCACTATCTTTAATAGGGGAACATTAAATAGGGGAATATTTGAGACTTGTctgctttcttctgaaaagaaatCACTTTCTTCTGAAAAGACTGTGGTTGTCTGAATTTGTGTAGGTGGTGGAAAGAGCTGACATGGCACTGCCAAGACCATGTTAAAGAACTGCATGTTAATGTTTATATCATGAGCTACACCTATAAAGAGCTTCTGTTCTCCTATTTAAAATTTCTGAACTGTCCCACTAAGTTAAATTCAACATTTGTGTGATTGAATTTCTTCATTCCTGTGTGTTTTTCTAAATCAGACTTAGTTCTGTAGCTTTATTTTCCTAGACCAGGTATCTCAGACTCAGTTGGGAAAATGTGCCTGGGTCCTGTTCctattttgtgctttttttttttttttttttttttttggtggattgTACCATCATTTTGTATAAAGTTCTGGTAGTAATAGTAGTAATTCACTATATATGAGTGGATTTCTGAGTTAGGAGAGAGAATAAGGTCTGTCTATCCAGGATAATGGATAGAATTTACCTTGGATGTATCTTTGTGTGTGCAGATATGTATTTACTGAAATATTGACCAATGCTGTCAAGCATGTGCAGCTTCCATTGCAAAAATCTGTATAACATTTGCCTTCTTTGAACTTTGGAATATATAAGTACAGACACAGAGAGCTAGACATTCATCGATCCAGTGGAGGTGTGTTAGTGACTGGTGCAGTGCAATTTATCTGTGCAGGTAATCTGAGGCCAGTCAAAGCTGCTAGTGTCAATTTACTCTTATCAGACAGTGATTCAGGTTAGCCTGTCAGCCATCCATCAGACTAAAAGGATTTAGAGGAAAATAGTTTCTAATCTCAGGAGTTTCAGCTCATTGAGGGATTACCAAGCACACACAAATTCAAGATGAGTAGGGAAGTCATGCTGTAAAGCCAAACATTACACATGTATCAACATCCCCAGGCCTAAGGAGCGTAAACATGagcaaaatgcagtttaaagGCAGCAGTAGTTCCCTTCAGAAGACAACCCTTACCTTAACTatgttgaaaatgttttctggtcCAATGGTCATGTTGGATAACTCAGACACCCATCCAAacctttctttcattttgttcaGCAAGTAGGAAGTGTCCTCTGTGTGATGCCGAACCACCTGGAGAATCTGCTCATACTGCTCCCCTGAGAGATTAACCAGCTTAAAGGCTTCATCAAACTTTATGTGCAGCTCAGGAACGTTTGGGCAATCTGTTAGAAAAGACAGTGTTATGTCTTGTACTTTGTCTTTTCTGTctgaagaaatgaaaactgtaaaaaagcCTAGGGAGGGGGCATGGGTCTTCAAATAATGCTGAAAAAAGTAGAATATTTTTTGCTTACTGATTATAGTAAATTTAGTTTAGACTCAATAAGTAAATGAATGCATTATCCCATTTGTTGTATTAAAGCCATTTAGCAAGTttatataacataatataagGTTTATATAATATTTCATGGCAATAGGTTTTCTGTTAATGCTAAATAAGATCTGGTAAATTTTACATATAGCAACTGCATAGTCTTCTTATACATTATGGGTCTTTTGTTAGCTCATATTCCATTATGAATCTATCCCAGGTATATAGACTGCAaggcaggggctgagggagcaaAGTTCCTTCCACTGTAAGAGAAGTCCACGTGAGGAACCTTAACATATCTTAAGTGTGCAGGACCTGATGAGTCCAGAGGGAATTGGCTGATGTTGCCACTCTCCATGGTATTTGAAAAGTCATGGAAGAGAGGTGAAGTCTCTGGTAActgggaaaatggaaatatttaactgatttttttttaaaaagtgttgtAAGATGGACCCTGAGGACTACCACTTTGTCAGCCTCACCTCTGTGCCTGGAAAGATTGTGGAACAGATCCTCAAGAAGTTCTGCTTAGGCACATGGAAGATAGGGAGGTAATTCGGGACAGCCAGCAGAGTGGCTTCACCAAGGGCAAGTCCTACCTGACCAGTCAGTGGCCTCCTATGATGGAATGATTCCAtcagtggagaaggaaagggTAAGAGATGTCATTTATCTGTACTTCTGTAAGGCCATTAACGTGGTCCCCCACAACATCCTTCTCCTAAATTAGAGAGATAAGGATCTGATGGGTGGAATGTGTGGTGGATGAGGAATTGTGTGGATGGTCATATCCAGAGGGTAGTGGTCAGTGGCTTCATGCCCAGACAGGCATCATGGACAAGTGGTGTCCCTTAGGAGTCCATACTGGGACCAGTACCGTTTAATGTCTTCATCAATGACATGGGGATCAAGTGCACTCATGGCAGGCTCACAGAAGACACCAAGCTGACCGGTGTGGTTGACACACTCAGGGGTTGGGATGCCatgcagagggacctggacaagctcatGAAGTGGGCCCAGGTGAACCTCATGAGGTTcagcaaggccaagtgcaaggtgctgcacctgggttgTGGCAATTCCTATCAACACAAGCTGTAGGATGAAcagattgagagcagccctgccaagaaggacttgggagtACTGGTGGATGAAAAGCTGGACATGAACTGGCCAtgtgtgctcacagcccagaaagccaaacacatcctgggctgcatcaaaagaatCATGGTCAGCAGCTTGAGGGAGGTGATTTTGCCCCCCAACTCTTCTCTCGAAAGACCCCTGAAGTACTTCATCCAAGTCTGGATTCTTGTATTGGtttggcacagcacagcctggttTTAGGTAGCAGGGGGCCACAAAGAtggtgagaagctgctggaagcttcccaCCATGTCTGGCAGATCCAATTGTTGATGACTCAGAAGATGGCCAAAACTGGGCCAACGAGAGAGGCTGGTGGTGCCTCTGTgatgacatatttaagaagaaaataaaaacaaagtcaCAGGGTTTTGCTTCTAGtcagggaagaggaggaagtgagaacatgtgagggaaacaacatggagacaccaaggtcagtggagaaggaggggaggaggtgctccagacACTGCAGCcaagattcctctgcaggctgtggtgagaccatggtgaggcagctgtgcccctgcagcccatggggatccacgggggatgcggagatccacccacagcccatggggatccacaggggatgcagagatcctcccacagcccatgggggaggtgcccatgctggagtgggtggatgcctggaggaggctgggatCCATGGAAGACCTGATGGAGAGAGAAGGCCCCTGCttgcaggctggagcagcctgtccctgggcaccccGTGGGAAGAGAGCCATgtcacagcagttttgggaggactgtCTTCCTGTGGGAGAGACTCATGTTGCAGCAAGTGTGGTATGACTGCTGCTTGTGAGAGTGGACCCATACcagagaagttcatggagaactgtCTGCTGAGGGAGGGACTCCACAGCAtcacaggggaaggactcctctcccAGAGCAATGGAAGAAAATCTCAGTGATGAActgaaccaaaaaaacccccatgtCCTGCACTAttggtgggaaggagggaggggctgggggaagaaggCATTTTAaggacttattttacttctcattatcctcctctgtTTCTGTTAATGATAAATTTCACTTTGCAATTAAAGTTGAGCCCTTTTTGCCCTTGAAATATTTATCCTGGTCCTTATCTCACTCATTAAgccttcattaattttttttcttttccctcctttgccCAGCCGTGACAGGGGAGGGTGAGCAAGTGACTCTCATGGGTGCTTGGCGTtgggccagtgtcaaaccacaacaactTCTCAGCACAGAATGAcgtggacctgttggagcaagtgCAGAGGAGAGCCACAAAAACTGTTAGAGGATGGGAGCACCTCTCCTATTTAttaggacaggctgagagagctggggttattcagcctgaagaagagaagattCTGGGGACACTTACTATGGCCTTTGAATATAATTTGTGACCATCAGCCTgtaagaaagatggggacaagAGGTAatgattttaaactgaaagagggtggATTTAGATGGTATGTAAGATTTTACAATAAGGGTATTGAAACACTGAAACAAACTGTACAGAATTTGtagatgtcccatccctggaaacatttaAGGTCAGGTTCTGCGGGGCTTTGAGCAGTATGATCTAgatgaagatgtccctgctgaTTTCTGGGGGTTTGGTCTAGATGACTTGTAAAGGTCCCTTTAATCCCAAATTATTATATGCTGCAGTGGGAGTTTTCCCCACTTATCACTTCTAGGTGATAAGTCTGAAGGTTTTTCAGGTGCCCATGGATGGTTTTGACAGAGCTCTGTCATCTCCTTATATACTAACATATAgtcccctttttctccttcatgtCAGTTCTATTTGCAGACAAGGTTCAACAAAAAGTAATTACAGGCTCTTCAGCACCCGCTTTCATTGTGAGGAGCTGAATGGTACCTGAGGTTACACCTGCTTGTCAGCAGGAGAAGTGATTGTCAGGAGTTTGAGCTTCTCCTCACtttctgctcagcactgctgaccCAGGCAGGATCGACTGCCTGACATCTTGCTTCTCTGCAGGATGGCAGCTCTAAAAAAATACCTGTATATTTTGTTATAGGCTGTGGGACGTCTCTTTGGAGCACCAGTGGTATGTTAAGAGCTGAGCTATACTGACACTCTGTGGAGACAGTGGGGAAAGCTAATTGAAATCATCTGGCATGAGGAATGGTTATTGTAGCCGTG belongs to Taeniopygia guttata chromosome 2, bTaeGut7.mat, whole genome shotgun sequence and includes:
- the TYMS gene encoding thymidylate synthase, whose translation is MAVAPLRPARPSAPFGGKSGSGGKSGSGGPGEARSRSRSLAMPAEGELLGGPAARPEPGEQQYLQQVRHILQHGHRREDRTGTGTISVFGMQARYSLRDQFPLLTTKRVFWKGVLEELLWFIKGSTNAKELSAKGVKIWDANGSREFLDKQGFSTREEGDLGPVYGFQWRHFGAEYKDMHTDYSNQGVDQLQKVIETIKTNPDDRRIIMCAWNPKDISLMALPPCHALCQFYVLNGELSCQLYQRSGDMGLGVPFNIASYSLLTYMIAHVTGLKPGEFIHTLGDAHIYLNHVEPLKVQLQREPRPFPKLKILREITDISNFKAEDFQIEDYNPHPPIKMEMAV